From the genome of Cryptococcus depauperatus CBS 7841 chromosome 1, complete sequence, one region includes:
- a CDS encoding calcium/proton exchanger, with protein sequence MSPRNGNDDDDNITNFPAPGKQSTASEVFAATMTTSPTALSKDTRQHPPEMKRSNSGQQQRQQELGKGKPSRGNLRSQTTSPHAARPVLTPTRTSFSSVEDSSFLDPATVPRTALPSGAFESTPRNAAWGGNKGMPHTAFVGSFGSPTAFFNQSNKESQSGSQRIGRGTKFAPSREPFQPINQAGSSSRSVSRARPALLHNPSGAREMGNEDDEDLQDRGAELIKQRQRERRAKKKKQQEYQQRRWAEEGISPETSNPPTGIPVDGFTAQQGGLQRTLGITSKARNASVSRRSTHEGGYFPRSGNVSGAETPYDGALSPRDNQLHAPSLYSSAAEEDDDGDDRASLLGEIVNDVVEEETGGCNSDEDEEDEDADDGVTVRDRQDAINIEHPFGLPIWKPALYHKSRSVTRNAESALHSIPSAAAESHLLPGNILWIILFGWWLALACFIVAIVVSGAEAFGGGRGGYGTTLRGLAWYIGWPFGKYVEGEGGPPEDSDDEETNERGEEQGRSGYGAVDNGSPVSKKHQRQVASDASSSNKTLRRASNGAHPEESSQPRGISTSTNRANDRHGVSFASGVKGKDSKDERMGLFSRHSFRRPRNKRANMYGRLVYWPVFFLVVAPVMLFVCILCWSFVITIPMAKLSWKLINLLWYRPLEINFRSAPKIPVPSPSNHLDGAPQSSDGSASATVTGDSPTTFTLKRARLTAGQVAPTSGPTSTVLLCTYRAVGLQYYKYTVGGVNILFINLLPLVFFTIVDGLLILPAVERNEHLGRPISPFLRFITSQALIFILALASVIPLSYFIGMAVASISAQSSIGMGAVINATFGSIIEIILYSIALTQGKGRLVEGSIIGSILAGVLLMPGASMCSSALKRKEQKFNAKSAGVTSTMLIMAIIGTLTPTMFYQTYGSFELHCNGCPDNSVSSTDSMMLKPDNTWACKQCYYKHPDPEKDPFYQENVKTLMYGCAAILVFSYMIGLWFSLRTHAAQIWQNPQQLMRAEEVLGPNHPAVKATLAQRLTPQALAQHLLPLHKQAGAIGASPVAPMGGPHAVQGGLRLDPTGLPKTDEQDAPPTTTTFHSHGHQQLSNQPDTARPGSHFVLPGGYTPYLESIDQASRSTRLSPMRLPSSLTTEDFTRAVAVATVSALRHQGSIVDSDKKHRTSPIDGHAGVNTVGIAKDEDHGKEHGGHEAPSWTRDVSAGVLLACTLLYAIIAEILVDVVDVVLKGSGIDEKFLGLTLFALVPNTTEFMNAMSFALNGNIALSMEIGSAYALQVCLLQIPAMVAFSALYGSEKMGDVINTFTLIFPRWDVIAIILSIFLLTYTYIEARSNYHRGSILVLAYVVLIMGFYYAPPRGQEDSNDNIVFKNESLEGFNAGISTAISKLWG encoded by the exons ATGTCCCCTCGCAATGGCAACGACGACGACGACAACATCACAAACTTCCCAGCTCCTGGCAAGCAGTCAACCGCTTCTGAAGTATTCGCGGCTACTATGACCACATCGCCTACGGCGCTCTCTAAAGACACCCGACAGCATCCACcagagatgaaaaggtcGAACAGCGGACAGCAGCAACGACAACAAGAGCTTGGGAAGGGAAAGCCTTCTCGGGGTAACTTG CGGTCGCAGACAACATCGCCTCATGCTGCAAGACCCGTCTTGACACCGACACGtacatctttctcttcgGTTGAAGACAGTAGTTTTCTTGATCCCGCCACAGTTCCACGCACCGCTCTGCCGAGCGGTGCGTTTGAGTCCACTCCTCGCAACGCAGCTTGGGGTGGTAACAAGGGTATGCCTCATACTGCATTCGTCGGCTCGTTTGGCTCTCCTACAGCTTTCTTCAACCAATCTAACAAGGAATCTCAATCGGGAAGCCAACGGATAGGTCGTGGGACTAAATTTGCGCCATCCCGAGAACCTTTTCAACCTATCAACCAAGCAGGTTCCTCTTCACGCTCGGTATCTCGTGCACGTCCTGCTCTTCTACATAATCCTTCTGGAGCTCGTGAAATGGgcaatgaagatgatgaagaccTTCAAGATCGCGGAGCAGAGTTGATCAAGCAACGgcaaagggaaagaagagcaaagaagaagaagcaacaAGAATATCAACAGCGGCGGTGGGCAGAAGAAGGTATCAGCCCAGAGACTAGTAATCCTCCCACTGGCATACCTGTTGACGGATTCACTGCTCAACAAGGTGGCTTGCAAAGAACTCTCGGAATTACATCGAAGGCTAGAAACGCCAGTGTTTCAAGAAGGAGTACTCATGAAGGGGGCTATTTCCCTCGTTCCGGAAATGTCTCTGGTGCCGAGACGCCCTATGATGGTGCACTTAGTCCCCGGGACAATCAACTGCATGCTCCTTCTCTATACTCTTCAGCtgcagaggaagatgacgatGGTGACGACAGGGCTAGTCTCTTGGGAGAGATTGTGAAtgatgttgttgaagaagaaaccGGTGGCTGTAActcagatgaagatgaagaagacgaggacgCAGATGATGGTGTGACTGTGCGGGATCGTCAAGAT GCAATCAATATCGAGCATCCTTTCGGTCTTCCCATTTGGAAGCCCGCCCTCTACCACAAATCTCGGTCTGTTACGCGAAACGCTGAATCGGCTTTACATTCCATCCCGTCCGCCGCTGCCGAAAGTCACCTTTTACCAGGTAACATTCTCTGGATCATATTATTTGGCTGGTGGTTAGCTCTAGCCTGCTTCATTGTGGCCATTGTGGTGAGTGGAGCAGAAGCATTtggtggaggaagaggtggtTATGGTACTACCCTCAGAGGTTTGGCGTGGTATATTGGTTGGCCATTTGGAAAATATGTTGAAGGTGAGGGTGGACCTCCCGAAGATTCCGACGACGAAGAGACCAATGAAAGAGGCGAGGAGCAAGGTCGTAGTGGATACGGTGCTGTTGACAACGGGTCACCAGTCAGTAAAAAACATCAACGCCAAGTTGCATCTGatgcctcttcctcaaacAAAACGCTTCGGCGAGCATCCAATGGTGCTCACCCAGAGGAAAGCAGCCAGCCTAGAGGTATTTCCACTAGTACTAATCGCGCAAATGATCGACATGGTGTCTCATTCGCTTCCGGTGTCAAGGGTAAAGACAGTAAAGATGAACGTATGGGTCTTTTCAGCAGGCATAGTTTTAGACGTCCGAGAAACAAACGTGCCAACATGTACGGTAGACTGGTCTATTGGcctgtcttcttcctggTTGTGGCTCCTGTTATGCTGTTTGTTTGCATCCTATGCTGGAGCTTTGTGATTACCATTCCGATGGCCAAACTGTCATGGAAActcatcaatctcttgtGGTATCGGCCTCTTGAAATCAACTTTCGCTCTGCTCCAAAAATTCCTGTACCTTCCCCATCAAACCATTTAGACGGTGCCCCTCAGTCTTCTGACGGATCCGCATCGGCTACTGTGACCGGAGACTCGCCTACTACATTCACTCTCAAAAGAGCAAGGCTCACTGCTGGACAAGTAGCCCCAACCTCTGGACCAACTTCAACTGTCTTGCTTTGTACTTATCGAGCTGTGGGCTTGCAGTACTATAAGTACACTGTTGGAGGTGTGAATATTTTGTTTATCAACCTCCTACCTCTAGTCTTTTTCACTATCGTTGATGGATTACTTATTCTCCCCGCTGTGGAGCGAAACGAACACCTCGGCAGACCTATATCCCCTTTCTTGAGATTTATCACTTCTCAAGCATTGATTTTTATTCTTGCCCTCGCTAGTGTAATTCCTCTATCATACTTTATTGGCATGGCCGTCGCCTCCATTTCGGCACAATCTTCCATCGGTATGGGGGCTGTCATAAACGCAACATTTGGTTCTATCATTGAAATTATCCTCTACTCTATAGCCCTCACACAAGGTAAGGGGCGTCTCGTAGAAGGTTCCATCATTGGGTCTATTCTTGCAGGCGTGCTTCTTATGCCTGGTGCGTCCATGTGTTCAAGCGCCTTGAAGcgaaaagagcaaaaatTCAATGCCAAGAGTGCTGGTGTAACTAGTACAATGCTGATCATGGCTATCATTGGGACTTTAACTCCTACAATGTTTTACCAAACATACGGCTCA TTTGAACTCCATTGCAATGGTTGCCCAGATAATTCCGTATCCAGCACAGACTCTATGATGTTGAAGCCCGACAACACTTGGGCGTGTAAGCAATGCTATTACAAGCATCCTGATCCGGAAAAGGACCCGTTTTATCAAGAGAATGTCAAGACACTTATGTATGGCTGTGCTGCaattcttgttttt TCTTACATGATTGGTTTATGGTTCTCACTGCGAACACATGCTGCTCAGATTTGGCAGAATCCCCAGCAACTCATGAGGGCTGAAGAAGTCTTGGGCCCAAACCACCCAGCTGTCAAAGCTACCCTGGCTCAACGCCTCACTCCTCAAGCATTAGCTCAACACTTGTTACCTCTGCATAAACAAGCAGGCGCAATCGGAGCTAGTCCCGTTGCACCTATGGGTGGACCACACGCCGTACAAGGCGGCCTAAGGCTTGACCCAACAGGCTTGCCAAAGACAGACGAACAAGATGCTCCACCTACCACGACAACCTTCCATTCTCATGGCCATCAGCAGCTGTCCAATCAGCCTGACACTGCACGACCGGGCTCTCACTTTGTTTTGCCAGGAGGCTATACACCTTATCTCGAAAGCATTGACCAGGCTTCAAGGTCTACTCGTCTATCGCCCATGCGCCTTCCTTCAAGCCTGACTACTGAGGATTTTACACGTGCTGTTGCAGTGGCTACTGTTTCTGCTCTTCGTCATCAAGGTTCTATAGTGGATTCCGATAAGAAACATCGCACTAGTCCAATAGACGGCCACGCGGGTGTAAATACTGTTGGGATAgccaaagatgaggacCATGGCAAAGAGCATGGCGGTCATGAAGCGCCTAGTTGGACACGGGACGTTAGTGCTGGTGTACTTTTGGCTTGCACACTGCTGTATGCGATTATTGCTG AAATCCTGGTTGACGTTGTGGACGTTGTGCTTAAAGGATCAGgtattgatgaaaagtttCTTGGTCTTACCCTCTTTGCGTTAGTTCCCAACACTACCGAGTTTATGAATGCTATGTCTTTTGCGTTAAATGGCAACATTGCTCTCAG TATGGAAATCGGCTCCGCCTATGCTTTGCAAGTATGTTTGCTCCAAATACCGGCAATGGTTGCGTTTAGTGCCCTGTATGGCTCAGAGAAGATGGGTGATGTGATCAACACTTTCAC TTTAATTTTCCCACGTTGGGATGTGATTGCAATCATcttgtcaatctttttgCTCACATACACCTATATCGAAGCTAGGAGTAATTATCATCGAGGATCCATCTTGGTTCTTGC TTATGTTGTGCTCATCATGGGCTTTTACTATGCTCCTCCACGAGGCCAGGAAGATTCAAACGACAATATCGTTTTCAAGAACGAGAGCTTGGAAGGTTTCAACGCTGGCATAAGCACGGCTATAAGCAAGCTGTGGGGATGA